The genomic interval CCCACGCCGCGGTATACAGCAGCCGAGGCAGCCGGTACTGCGGCTGCAGAGCGATGGCAATCGCGGCGATCCAGGTAAGCACGACAAAACCCAGGCCGCGGTCGGCAAGGACCGTGGTGAATGCCAGGGCCTTGCGTTTCTTGCCGCGGCCGAGGAACAGGGCGCGGCCGATGTCGCCCGCCACCGTGCTCGGCGCGAACAAGTTCATGAACATACCCGTGAAGTACGAACCGAAGAATTGCGAGAACGGCTCGTCGAACCCCAGCGGGCGCGCCAGCATCATCCAGCGGACACAGCTCACCACCATGCTGAGCAGATAGACGACCAACGCAACCACCACCCATCCGGGCTCGGTCTCGGCCATTACGGCCGCCAGCTCGGACAGGTCGGTTCGCGACAGCAGCAGAACGAGAAGGACGACGCTCAGGAGAATCTTCGCCCATGGCGACGAGAGCCAGCGGCGCCAGGTCGGTTCCTTGTGCACCATAGTTCTTACCAGCCCGCCGCCTCGCCGTATTTGCGCGGATCGGAGGCTCCTTCCATAACCCCAGCCTCACTCCGCACCGCCTGGATCGCCCCCATTACCGGAAGCTCTCTCACACTGTGGCCACGCCGCGCAAGTGACGTCCGGACGTCCGTCCCGATACCCGGCTCTACCGCCACGACGTCCGGCAACCACTGATGATGGAGCCGCGGCGCCGCCACCGCGGTTGACGCGTCGAGGTCGAAGGCGAGGACGTTGAGCAGAACCTGCAGCGTGCCGCTGACAATCAGCGGACCGCCGGAGCCGCCTACGGCCAGGATCGGCTCCCCGCCGCGTGTGACGATCATCGGACTCATGCTGCTCAATGGCCGTTTGCCGGGCGCCACCGCATTGGCCGCCGTGCCGACGAGCCCGAAGACGTTCGGCGCCCCCGGCTGAGCGGAGAAGTCGTCCAACTGGTTATTGAGGATGATGCCGGTCCCGGCGGCCGTGAACAGGGCGCCGAACGCCGTATTCACCGTCGTCGTACACGCGACGGCATTGCCGCGGTCGTCCATCACGGAAAGGTGCGAAGTACCTTTGTCGGCGGCGGTCGTCGGCGCCGCCGGGGCCGTGCCATAGGCCTCCGACGTTCCGGTCCGCACCGCGCTGATCCGCGAGCGGAGAAGAGCCGTGTTGACGGGCGCCAGCAGGCGCGCCAGCGGCACTGTCACGTAACCCGGATCGCCGTAGAAGCGGGCCCGGTCGGCGAACCCGTGCTGCATCGTCTCCGTCAGCAGATGAGCGTAGGTGCCCGAGTCGCGACCCAGGGCCGGCAAGTCGTCGCGCCCGAGAATCCCCAGCATCTCGAGCACGACCCCCGCCGAACTCGGCGGCGGCATCGCGTAAATGCGGTCCCCGCCCAGGCTGGCAACCAGCGGCCTCCGCCACACGGGCCGATACGCTTCGAGGTCGGCGCGACTCAGAATTCCTCCGGCCGCGTCGACGCTCTCGACAATGCGCGCCGCAATCTCGCCGCGGTAGAACGCCGCAACGCCGCCGTCGGCGATCCGTTGCAGAGTCGCGGCCAGTTCCGGCCGCCGCAGCGTCTCCCCCGCGGCCAGCGGACGGCCGTCGCCGTGGAAGAACGCCGCGGCCAAAGTCGGGTCGGCCCGCAGAGCGTCGCGGTTGCGCTCGATCTCCCCCGCCAAATGGGGTCCGACCGGAAAACCGTCCCGCGCCAGGCGGATCGCCGGTTCCATCACGGCCGCCCACGGCTGGCTGCCGTACCGCCGCCACGCGGCGGCCAGACCCGCCACCTCGCCGGGCACGCCCACCGCGAGCCCGCCGCGCCGACTGAGTTCGGGCACCGCCTTGCCGTCGCGTACGAACATGTCACGCGAGGCCGCCGCCGGTGCGGTTTCGCGAAAGTCCAGCGCCGCCGCCGAGCGTGTCCCCTCCCGGTAGACGAGCATGAAACCGCCCCCGCCAATGCCACAGGACGACGGATTCACCACGCCCAGCGCGAATGCCGTCGCTACCGCCGCGTCGATCGCGTTGCCGCCGCGCCGCAGGATTTCGACCCCGGCCTCGGACGCCAGCCGGT from Candidatus Binatia bacterium carries:
- the ggt gene encoding gamma-glutamyltransferase, with translation MFVGLLRIAPRLAGGGLFVTLLAVSWLAPRGAVGAWGSRGMVAADHRLASEAGVEILRRGGNAIDAAVATAFALGVVNPSSCGIGGGGFMLVYREGTRSAAALDFRETAPAAASRDMFVRDGKAVPELSRRGGLAVGVPGEVAGLAAAWRRYGSQPWAAVMEPAIRLARDGFPVGPHLAGEIERNRDALRADPTLAAAFFHGDGRPLAAGETLRRPELAATLQRIADGGVAAFYRGEIAARIVESVDAAGGILSRADLEAYRPVWRRPLVASLGGDRIYAMPPPSSAGVVLEMLGILGRDDLPALGRDSGTYAHLLTETMQHGFADRARFYGDPGYVTVPLARLLAPVNTALLRSRISAVRTGTSEAYGTAPAAPTTAADKGTSHLSVMDDRGNAVACTTTVNTAFGALFTAAGTGIILNNQLDDFSAQPGAPNVFGLVGTAANAVAPGKRPLSSMSPMIVTRGGEPILAVGGSGGPLIVSGTLQVLLNVLAFDLDASTAVAAPRLHHQWLPDVVAVEPGIGTDVRTSLARRGHSVRELPVMGAIQAVRSEAGVMEGASDPRKYGEAAGW